Proteins encoded together in one Tripterygium wilfordii isolate XIE 37 chromosome 14, ASM1340144v1, whole genome shotgun sequence window:
- the LOC120014926 gene encoding metal transporter Nramp2-like isoform X1 encodes MMSSSSPEEDSKEDDKNEEANRLLASQSTPSTYSSSDSDSEEAEFEAREKILIVDVDSPDSFDSIDSVPPFSWKKLWLFTGPGFLMSIAFLDPGNLEGDLQAGAIAGYSLLWLLLLATVMGLLIQLLSARVGVATGRHLAELCREEYPNWARLVLWFMAELALIGADIQEVIGSAIAIQILSNGVLPLWAGVVITASDCFIFLFLENYGVRKLEAAFAVLIATMALSFAWMFGDTKPSGKELLMGILIPRLSSKTIRQAVGVVGCVIMPHNVFLHSALVQSRKTDPQKKGRVQEALNYYTIESSIALSVTFMINLFVTTVFAKGFYGTQQANSIGLVNAGQYLQEKYGGGLLPILYIWGIGLLAAGQSSTITGTYAGQFIMGGFLNLRLKKWLRALITRSFAIVPTMIVALVFNTSEASLDVLNEWLNVLLSMQIPFALIPLLTLVSKEQVMGDFRIGPVTEKLAWTVAALVMVINGYLLLDFFISEVKGLFFGFVVFTGTSAYAAFIIYLISRSGSLDSTWISLELSRRFAYTEN; translated from the exons ATGATGAGCTCGAGCTCACCAGAAGAGGATTCAAAAGAAGACGATAAGAACGAGGAAGCGAACCGTCTGCTTGCCTCCCAATCAACCCCTTCCACCTATTCATCCTCAGATTCTGATTCCGAAGAAGCCGAATTTGAAGCCCGAGAGAAAATCTTGATAGTGGACGTCGACTCGCCGGATTCATTTGATTCGATCGATTCAGTGCCGCCATTCTCGTGGAAGAAATTGTGGTTGTTCACGGGGCCTGGGTTCTTGATGAGCATAGCCTTCCTCGATCCGGGAAATCTTGAGGGCGATCTTCAGGCAGGGGCGATTGCCGGCTATTCGCTGCTGTGGCTTCTGTTGTTGGCCACCGTTATGGGCTTGCTGATCCAGCTCCTCTCAGCGCGGGTAGGAGTTGCCACGGGCAGACACTTGGCGGAGCTCTGCAGAGAGGAGTATCCGAATTGGGCCAGGTTGGTGCTGTGGTTCATGGCGGAGCTAGCCTTGATTGGTGCCGATATACAGGAGGTAATTGGCAGCGCTATTGCTATCCAGATTTTGAGTAATGGAGTTTTACCGCTTTGGGCAGGAGTCGTGATTACGGCGTCAGATTG tttcatatttttgtttctcGAGAATTATGGAGTGAGGAAACTAGAAGCGGCATTTGCAGTTCTCATTGCAACCATGGCTCTATCATTTGCCTGGATGTTTGGTGACACAAAGCCAAGTGGAAAAGAGTTGTTAATGG GTATTTTGATTCCAAGGCTTAGCTCAAAAACAATCCGACAAGCTGTGGGAGTTGTGGGTTGTGTCATAATGCCTCACAATGTATTCTTGCATTCTGCTTTGGTACAGTCAAGGAAAACCGATCCTCAGAAGAAAGGCCGGGTTCAAGAAGCACTTAATTACTACACAATCGAATCATCTATTGCCCTTTCAGTTACCTTTATGATCAACTTGTTTGTAACGACTGTGTTTGCAAAAGGATTTTATGGTACTCAGCAAGCAAACAGTATAGGACTTGTCAATGCAGGGCAGTATCTTCAGGAAAAGTATGGAGGAGGACTCCTTCCAATTCTTTATATATGGGGTATTGGGTTGTTAGCAGCTGGGCAAAGTAGTACCATAACTGGCACATATGCTGGTCAGTTTATCATGGGAGGTTTTCTAAATCTCCGTTTGAAGAAATGGCTGAGAGCACTGATCACACGCAGTTTTGCTATTGTCCCAACTATGATTGTTGCTCTTGTATTCAACACGTCAGAAGCTTCATTGGATGTTTTGAATGAGTGGCTTAATGTGCTTCTGTCAATGCAGATTCCATTTGCTCTGATTCCTCTTCTTACCCTAGTGTCCAAGGAGCAGGTCATGGGGGACTTTCGAATTGGACCTGTTACTGAG AAGCTGGCGTGGACTGTGGCTGCCCTGGTTATGGTGATTAATGGGTATCTCTTACTTGACTTCTTTATATCTGAAGTTAAGGGACTGTTTTTTGGCTTTGTCGTGTTTACTGGCACATCAGCTTATGCCGCATttattatttatcttatttCACGTAGTGGATCACTTGATTCCACTTGGATCAGCTTAGAACTCTCAAGACGGTTTGCTTATACTGAAAACTAA
- the LOC120014926 gene encoding metal transporter Nramp2-like isoform X2 codes for MMSSSSPEEDSKEDDKNEEANRLLASQSTPSTYSSSDSDSEEAEFEAREKILIVDVDSPDSFDSIDSVPPFSWKKLWLFTGPGFLMSIAFLDPGNLEGDLQAGAIAGYSLLWLLLLATVMGLLIQLLSARVGVATGRHLAELCREEYPNWARLVLWFMAELALIGADIQEVIGSAIAIQILSNGVLPLWAGVVITASDCFIFLFLENYGVRKLEAAFAVLIATMALSFAWMFGDTKPSGKELLMGILIPRLSSKTIRQAVGVVGCVIMPHNVFLHSALVQSRKTDPQKKGRVQEALNYYTIESSIALSVTFMINLFVTTVFAKGFYGTQQANSIGLVNAGQYLQEKYGGGLLPILYIWGIGLLAAGQSSTITGTYAGQFIMGGFLNLRLKKWLRALITRSFAIVPTMIVALVFNTSEASLDVLNEWLNVLLSMQIPFALIPLLTLVSKEQVMGDFRIGPVTELAWTVAALVMVINGYLLLDFFISEVKGLFFGFVVFTGTSAYAAFIIYLISRSGSLDSTWISLELSRRFAYTEN; via the exons ATGATGAGCTCGAGCTCACCAGAAGAGGATTCAAAAGAAGACGATAAGAACGAGGAAGCGAACCGTCTGCTTGCCTCCCAATCAACCCCTTCCACCTATTCATCCTCAGATTCTGATTCCGAAGAAGCCGAATTTGAAGCCCGAGAGAAAATCTTGATAGTGGACGTCGACTCGCCGGATTCATTTGATTCGATCGATTCAGTGCCGCCATTCTCGTGGAAGAAATTGTGGTTGTTCACGGGGCCTGGGTTCTTGATGAGCATAGCCTTCCTCGATCCGGGAAATCTTGAGGGCGATCTTCAGGCAGGGGCGATTGCCGGCTATTCGCTGCTGTGGCTTCTGTTGTTGGCCACCGTTATGGGCTTGCTGATCCAGCTCCTCTCAGCGCGGGTAGGAGTTGCCACGGGCAGACACTTGGCGGAGCTCTGCAGAGAGGAGTATCCGAATTGGGCCAGGTTGGTGCTGTGGTTCATGGCGGAGCTAGCCTTGATTGGTGCCGATATACAGGAGGTAATTGGCAGCGCTATTGCTATCCAGATTTTGAGTAATGGAGTTTTACCGCTTTGGGCAGGAGTCGTGATTACGGCGTCAGATTG tttcatatttttgtttctcGAGAATTATGGAGTGAGGAAACTAGAAGCGGCATTTGCAGTTCTCATTGCAACCATGGCTCTATCATTTGCCTGGATGTTTGGTGACACAAAGCCAAGTGGAAAAGAGTTGTTAATGG GTATTTTGATTCCAAGGCTTAGCTCAAAAACAATCCGACAAGCTGTGGGAGTTGTGGGTTGTGTCATAATGCCTCACAATGTATTCTTGCATTCTGCTTTGGTACAGTCAAGGAAAACCGATCCTCAGAAGAAAGGCCGGGTTCAAGAAGCACTTAATTACTACACAATCGAATCATCTATTGCCCTTTCAGTTACCTTTATGATCAACTTGTTTGTAACGACTGTGTTTGCAAAAGGATTTTATGGTACTCAGCAAGCAAACAGTATAGGACTTGTCAATGCAGGGCAGTATCTTCAGGAAAAGTATGGAGGAGGACTCCTTCCAATTCTTTATATATGGGGTATTGGGTTGTTAGCAGCTGGGCAAAGTAGTACCATAACTGGCACATATGCTGGTCAGTTTATCATGGGAGGTTTTCTAAATCTCCGTTTGAAGAAATGGCTGAGAGCACTGATCACACGCAGTTTTGCTATTGTCCCAACTATGATTGTTGCTCTTGTATTCAACACGTCAGAAGCTTCATTGGATGTTTTGAATGAGTGGCTTAATGTGCTTCTGTCAATGCAGATTCCATTTGCTCTGATTCCTCTTCTTACCCTAGTGTCCAAGGAGCAGGTCATGGGGGACTTTCGAATTGGACCTGTTACTGAG CTGGCGTGGACTGTGGCTGCCCTGGTTATGGTGATTAATGGGTATCTCTTACTTGACTTCTTTATATCTGAAGTTAAGGGACTGTTTTTTGGCTTTGTCGTGTTTACTGGCACATCAGCTTATGCCGCATttattatttatcttatttCACGTAGTGGATCACTTGATTCCACTTGGATCAGCTTAGAACTCTCAAGACGGTTTGCTTATACTGAAAACTAA
- the LOC120014580 gene encoding MFP1 attachment factor 1-like, with protein sequence MADPETSIPPAPAQAQAQAQDQDSTIPPAPTTEPEEVQPKDPLSEKHEPRKSRGISISIWPPSQRTRDAVIARLIDTLSSQSVLSKRYGTIPKSEAEEAAHRIEEEAFSVAGGSGSGSGSGSADDDGFDILQVYSKEISKRMLETVKARAGSGTGSVDGIASQTQSPSDASTTTTASVEKSSAETES encoded by the coding sequence ATGGCAGATCCAGAAACTTCGATTCCACCGGCACCGGCACAGGCACAGGCACAGGCACAAGACCAAGACTCCACCATACCACCAGCACCGACTACGGAGCCGGAGGAGGTACAGCCTAAAGATCCGCTATCAGAGAAACATGAGCCGAGGAAGTCGAGGGGCATCTCAATAAGCATTTGGCCACCATCGCAGCGCACTCGTGACGCCGTGATCGCTCGCCTAATTGACACTCTCTCCTCGCAATCCGTTCTCTCTAAGCGTTATGGAACTATTCCCAAAAGTGAGGCGGAGGAGGCCGCTCACCGGATCGAGGAAGAGGCATTTTCTGTGGCTGGTGGCTCCGGCTCAGGCTCCGGCTCCGGCTCCGCCGATGATGATGGATTTGACATCCTACAAGTTTACTCCAAGGAGATCAGCAAGCGCATGCTTGAGACGGTCAAGGCGAGGGCGGGTTCTGGCACTGGTTCCGTGGATGGCATTGCGTCGCAGACGCAGAGTCCCAGTGATGCTTCTACGACCACGACAGCTAGTGTTGAGAAATCATCCGCCGAGACTGAGTCTTGa
- the LOC120014929 gene encoding E3 ubiquitin-protein ligase APD2-like isoform X2, whose translation MVLGPSSSRLMEASSLFVEQVQMREEENKGAVLYGFSQKPQLSSETNWSASSFLIVTSYSRKGFYLWLNKGSRIRMRWEAQASSLSQLQMVIIKGDRKYETVIPKSASSPVAVRLDEPLTGKEAEFVAEEDDKYYIGMINTNPRSIMMRMSVNATSKTYDITRASHVCSTLNGSCQLKLLFPKTQYVVLTTPNNGDLGGWHIELAFIARLVTYIAILGFIIVAIFVILKYLGACDGETTAMDAPVSAISETDPIMPAEKPFPFRYGTNEEGEESSSSNSSSEDLYDAKLCAICYDEQRNCFFVPCGHCATCYDCAQRIMEGESRMCPICRRVIHKARRLFSP comes from the exons ATGGTGCTCGGACCGAGCTCATCGAGGTTAATGGAAGCAAGCTCTCTGTTTGTAGAGCAGGTTCAaatgagagaggaagaaaacaaaGGGGCTGTTCTATATGGGTTCTCTCAGAAACCTCAGCTTAGCAGTGAAACTAATTGGAGTGCATCAAGCTTCTTGATTGTTACATCGTATAGTCGTAAG GGTTTTTATTTATGGTTGAATAAGGGTTCAAGGATTCGAATGAGATGGGAAGCTCAGGCAAGCAGTTTAAGTCAACTGCAAATGGTTATTATTAAAG GCGACCGAAAATACGAAACTGTAATTCCCAAATCTGCAAGCTCCCCCGTTGCTGTTCGCCTTGACGAACCATTAACCG GCAAGGAAGCAGAATTCGTGGCAGAGGAGGACGATAAGTACTACATTGGCATGATTAACACAAATCCCAGAAGCATAATGATGAGGATGAGTGTGAATGCGACCTCAAAGACATATGATATAACAAGGGCAAGCCATGTATGTTCAACATTGAATGGATCATGCCAGCTGAAACTGCTCTTTCCAAAGACTCAATATGTTGTACTAACAACTCCAAACAAT GGTGATTTGGGAGGCTGGCACATTGAGCTAGCTTTTATTGCTCGTCTGGTAACGTACATTGCTATTCTAG gatTTATCATTGTTGCTATTTTCGTGATATTGAAATACCTAGGAGCCTGTGATGGAGAGACTACTGCGATGGACGCACCAGTAAGTGCAATATCCGAGACTGATCCCATAATGCCGGCTGAGAAGCCTTTTCCCTTCAGATACGGAACAAATGAAGAAGGTGAAGAGTCAAGTTCATCTAATAGTTCTTCAGAGGATCTATATGATGCAAAATTATGCGCAATTTGTTATGACGAACAGCGCAACTGCTTCTTCGTTCCATGCGGCCACTGCGCCACCTGCTATGACTGTGCTCAAAG GATTATGGAGGGGGAGAGCAGAATGTGTCCTATATGTCGAAGGGTAATCCACAAAGCAAGGCGATTGTTTAGCCCTTAG
- the LOC120014926 gene encoding metal transporter Nramp2-like isoform X3, with amino-acid sequence MMSSSSPEEDSKEDDKNEEANRLLASQSTPSTYSSSDSDSEEAEFEAREKILIVDVDSPDSFDSIDSVPPFSWKKLWLFTGPGFLMSIAFLDPGNLEGDLQAGAIAGYSLLWLLLLATVMGLLIQLLSARVGVATGRHLAELCREEYPNWARLVLWFMAELALIGADIQEVIGSAIAIQILSNGVLPLWAGVVITASDCFIFLFLENYGVRKLEAAFAVLIATMALSFAWMFGDTKPSGKELLMGILIPRLSSKTIRQAVGVVGCVIMPHNVFLHSALVQSRKTDPQKKGRVQEALNYYTIESSIALSVTFMINLFVTTVFAKGFYGTQQANSIGLVNAGQYLQEKYGGGLLPILYIWGIGLLAAGQSSTITGTYAGQFIMGGFLNLRLKKWLRALITRSFAIVPTMIVALVFNTSEASLDVLNEWLNVLLSMQIPFALIPLLTLVSKEQVMGDFRIGPVTEATIGGHFGQRRRIRSSLLLPALV; translated from the exons ATGATGAGCTCGAGCTCACCAGAAGAGGATTCAAAAGAAGACGATAAGAACGAGGAAGCGAACCGTCTGCTTGCCTCCCAATCAACCCCTTCCACCTATTCATCCTCAGATTCTGATTCCGAAGAAGCCGAATTTGAAGCCCGAGAGAAAATCTTGATAGTGGACGTCGACTCGCCGGATTCATTTGATTCGATCGATTCAGTGCCGCCATTCTCGTGGAAGAAATTGTGGTTGTTCACGGGGCCTGGGTTCTTGATGAGCATAGCCTTCCTCGATCCGGGAAATCTTGAGGGCGATCTTCAGGCAGGGGCGATTGCCGGCTATTCGCTGCTGTGGCTTCTGTTGTTGGCCACCGTTATGGGCTTGCTGATCCAGCTCCTCTCAGCGCGGGTAGGAGTTGCCACGGGCAGACACTTGGCGGAGCTCTGCAGAGAGGAGTATCCGAATTGGGCCAGGTTGGTGCTGTGGTTCATGGCGGAGCTAGCCTTGATTGGTGCCGATATACAGGAGGTAATTGGCAGCGCTATTGCTATCCAGATTTTGAGTAATGGAGTTTTACCGCTTTGGGCAGGAGTCGTGATTACGGCGTCAGATTG tttcatatttttgtttctcGAGAATTATGGAGTGAGGAAACTAGAAGCGGCATTTGCAGTTCTCATTGCAACCATGGCTCTATCATTTGCCTGGATGTTTGGTGACACAAAGCCAAGTGGAAAAGAGTTGTTAATGG GTATTTTGATTCCAAGGCTTAGCTCAAAAACAATCCGACAAGCTGTGGGAGTTGTGGGTTGTGTCATAATGCCTCACAATGTATTCTTGCATTCTGCTTTGGTACAGTCAAGGAAAACCGATCCTCAGAAGAAAGGCCGGGTTCAAGAAGCACTTAATTACTACACAATCGAATCATCTATTGCCCTTTCAGTTACCTTTATGATCAACTTGTTTGTAACGACTGTGTTTGCAAAAGGATTTTATGGTACTCAGCAAGCAAACAGTATAGGACTTGTCAATGCAGGGCAGTATCTTCAGGAAAAGTATGGAGGAGGACTCCTTCCAATTCTTTATATATGGGGTATTGGGTTGTTAGCAGCTGGGCAAAGTAGTACCATAACTGGCACATATGCTGGTCAGTTTATCATGGGAGGTTTTCTAAATCTCCGTTTGAAGAAATGGCTGAGAGCACTGATCACACGCAGTTTTGCTATTGTCCCAACTATGATTGTTGCTCTTGTATTCAACACGTCAGAAGCTTCATTGGATGTTTTGAATGAGTGGCTTAATGTGCTTCTGTCAATGCAGATTCCATTTGCTCTGATTCCTCTTCTTACCCTAGTGTCCAAGGAGCAGGTCATGGGGGACTTTCGAATTGGACCTGTTACTGAG GCAACAATTGGAGGGCATTTTGGGCAAAGAAGGAGGATTAGGAGTTCTTTGTTGCTGCCTGCTCTGGTATAG
- the LOC120014929 gene encoding E3 ubiquitin-protein ligase APD2-like isoform X1, which produces MYRPFSAPPPRDFSHICPRLLAPFTLWICVAASLRYGYYGDCRMVLGPSSSRLMEASSLFVEQVQMREEENKGAVLYGFSQKPQLSSETNWSASSFLIVTSYSRKGFYLWLNKGSRIRMRWEAQASSLSQLQMVIIKGDRKYETVIPKSASSPVAVRLDEPLTGKEAEFVAEEDDKYYIGMINTNPRSIMMRMSVNATSKTYDITRASHVCSTLNGSCQLKLLFPKTQYVVLTTPNNGDLGGWHIELAFIARLVTYIAILGFIIVAIFVILKYLGACDGETTAMDAPVSAISETDPIMPAEKPFPFRYGTNEEGEESSSSNSSSEDLYDAKLCAICYDEQRNCFFVPCGHCATCYDCAQRIMEGESRMCPICRRVIHKARRLFSP; this is translated from the exons ATGTACAGGCCATTCTCAGCTCCTCCTCCAAGAGATTTTTCTCACATTTGTCCGCGATTGTTAGCTCCATTCACACTATGGATATGTG TTGCTGCGAGTCTCCGATATGGGTATTATGGGGATTGTCGAATGGTGCTCGGACCGAGCTCATCGAGGTTAATGGAAGCAAGCTCTCTGTTTGTAGAGCAGGTTCAaatgagagaggaagaaaacaaaGGGGCTGTTCTATATGGGTTCTCTCAGAAACCTCAGCTTAGCAGTGAAACTAATTGGAGTGCATCAAGCTTCTTGATTGTTACATCGTATAGTCGTAAG GGTTTTTATTTATGGTTGAATAAGGGTTCAAGGATTCGAATGAGATGGGAAGCTCAGGCAAGCAGTTTAAGTCAACTGCAAATGGTTATTATTAAAG GCGACCGAAAATACGAAACTGTAATTCCCAAATCTGCAAGCTCCCCCGTTGCTGTTCGCCTTGACGAACCATTAACCG GCAAGGAAGCAGAATTCGTGGCAGAGGAGGACGATAAGTACTACATTGGCATGATTAACACAAATCCCAGAAGCATAATGATGAGGATGAGTGTGAATGCGACCTCAAAGACATATGATATAACAAGGGCAAGCCATGTATGTTCAACATTGAATGGATCATGCCAGCTGAAACTGCTCTTTCCAAAGACTCAATATGTTGTACTAACAACTCCAAACAAT GGTGATTTGGGAGGCTGGCACATTGAGCTAGCTTTTATTGCTCGTCTGGTAACGTACATTGCTATTCTAG gatTTATCATTGTTGCTATTTTCGTGATATTGAAATACCTAGGAGCCTGTGATGGAGAGACTACTGCGATGGACGCACCAGTAAGTGCAATATCCGAGACTGATCCCATAATGCCGGCTGAGAAGCCTTTTCCCTTCAGATACGGAACAAATGAAGAAGGTGAAGAGTCAAGTTCATCTAATAGTTCTTCAGAGGATCTATATGATGCAAAATTATGCGCAATTTGTTATGACGAACAGCGCAACTGCTTCTTCGTTCCATGCGGCCACTGCGCCACCTGCTATGACTGTGCTCAAAG GATTATGGAGGGGGAGAGCAGAATGTGTCCTATATGTCGAAGGGTAATCCACAAAGCAAGGCGATTGTTTAGCCCTTAG
- the LOC120014926 gene encoding metal transporter Nramp2-like isoform X4: protein MMSSSSPEEDSKEDDKNEEANRLLASQSTPSTYSSSDSDSEEAEFEAREKILIVDVDSPDSFDSIDSVPPFSWKKLWLFTGPGFLMSIAFLDPGNLEGDLQAGAIAGYSLLWLLLLATVMGLLIQLLSARVGVATGRHLAELCREEYPNWARLVLWFMAELALIGADIQEVIGSAIAIQILSNGVLPLWAGVVITASDCFIFLFLENYGVRKLEAAFAVLIATMALSFAWMFGDTKPSGKELLMGILIPRLSSKTIRQAVGVVGCVIMPHNVFLHSALVQSRKTDPQKKGRVQEALNYYTIESSIALSVTFMINLFVTTVFAKGFYGTQQANSIGLVNAGQYLQEKYGGGLLPILYIWGIGLLAAGQSSTITGTYAGQFIMGGFLNLRLKKWLRALITRSFAIVPTMIVALVFNTSEASLDVLNEWLNVLLSMQIPFALIPLLTLVSKEQVMGDFRIGPVTEDLETIMSVGV from the exons ATGATGAGCTCGAGCTCACCAGAAGAGGATTCAAAAGAAGACGATAAGAACGAGGAAGCGAACCGTCTGCTTGCCTCCCAATCAACCCCTTCCACCTATTCATCCTCAGATTCTGATTCCGAAGAAGCCGAATTTGAAGCCCGAGAGAAAATCTTGATAGTGGACGTCGACTCGCCGGATTCATTTGATTCGATCGATTCAGTGCCGCCATTCTCGTGGAAGAAATTGTGGTTGTTCACGGGGCCTGGGTTCTTGATGAGCATAGCCTTCCTCGATCCGGGAAATCTTGAGGGCGATCTTCAGGCAGGGGCGATTGCCGGCTATTCGCTGCTGTGGCTTCTGTTGTTGGCCACCGTTATGGGCTTGCTGATCCAGCTCCTCTCAGCGCGGGTAGGAGTTGCCACGGGCAGACACTTGGCGGAGCTCTGCAGAGAGGAGTATCCGAATTGGGCCAGGTTGGTGCTGTGGTTCATGGCGGAGCTAGCCTTGATTGGTGCCGATATACAGGAGGTAATTGGCAGCGCTATTGCTATCCAGATTTTGAGTAATGGAGTTTTACCGCTTTGGGCAGGAGTCGTGATTACGGCGTCAGATTG tttcatatttttgtttctcGAGAATTATGGAGTGAGGAAACTAGAAGCGGCATTTGCAGTTCTCATTGCAACCATGGCTCTATCATTTGCCTGGATGTTTGGTGACACAAAGCCAAGTGGAAAAGAGTTGTTAATGG GTATTTTGATTCCAAGGCTTAGCTCAAAAACAATCCGACAAGCTGTGGGAGTTGTGGGTTGTGTCATAATGCCTCACAATGTATTCTTGCATTCTGCTTTGGTACAGTCAAGGAAAACCGATCCTCAGAAGAAAGGCCGGGTTCAAGAAGCACTTAATTACTACACAATCGAATCATCTATTGCCCTTTCAGTTACCTTTATGATCAACTTGTTTGTAACGACTGTGTTTGCAAAAGGATTTTATGGTACTCAGCAAGCAAACAGTATAGGACTTGTCAATGCAGGGCAGTATCTTCAGGAAAAGTATGGAGGAGGACTCCTTCCAATTCTTTATATATGGGGTATTGGGTTGTTAGCAGCTGGGCAAAGTAGTACCATAACTGGCACATATGCTGGTCAGTTTATCATGGGAGGTTTTCTAAATCTCCGTTTGAAGAAATGGCTGAGAGCACTGATCACACGCAGTTTTGCTATTGTCCCAACTATGATTGTTGCTCTTGTATTCAACACGTCAGAAGCTTCATTGGATGTTTTGAATGAGTGGCTTAATGTGCTTCTGTCAATGCAGATTCCATTTGCTCTGATTCCTCTTCTTACCCTAGTGTCCAAGGAGCAGGTCATGGGGGACTTTCGAATTGGACCTGTTACTGAG GATCTTGAAACCATCATGTCTGTAGGCGTGTGA